In Lacrimispora indolis DSM 755, a genomic segment contains:
- a CDS encoding LysR family transcriptional regulator yields MTANFEHYKVFYYVAKYKNFTRAANALVTSQPSVTYCMQNLESMLGCKLFIRSRKGVTLTSEGELLYSYVAPACKQLMQGEEKLRELMGEQHDHINVGVTQVAMRSYLVEKLKIFQEQYPQVKLNIFNYNTEQTLSELKAGKIDLAIITTPIDYEQRLKVVEVKSFKSILVGGRMYEEYRERKMFLSEVVKLPLITLSSTTTTFGFLQEFYRSCGLTMQPAIEVATMDLIIPVIRKSLGIGFVPEEFAGPFLEAKDILEIKLHEQIPERKICIVSDINRPLGTVARELQSMLECQK; encoded by the coding sequence ATGACTGCTAATTTTGAGCATTATAAAGTTTTCTACTATGTAGCCAAATACAAGAATTTCACCAGAGCGGCAAATGCCCTGGTAACGAGCCAGCCATCAGTTACATATTGCATGCAGAATCTTGAGAGCATGCTGGGGTGCAAGCTGTTTATACGGTCCAGAAAAGGCGTCACGCTGACATCCGAAGGAGAGCTTCTCTACAGCTATGTGGCTCCTGCATGCAAACAACTGATGCAGGGGGAAGAAAAGCTGAGAGAATTGATGGGAGAGCAGCATGACCATATTAATGTAGGGGTAACTCAGGTAGCCATGCGGTCTTATCTGGTGGAGAAACTGAAAATTTTCCAGGAACAGTATCCTCAGGTGAAGCTTAATATCTTCAATTATAATACGGAGCAGACTCTCAGTGAGCTGAAAGCCGGAAAGATAGATCTGGCGATTATTACAACCCCTATTGACTATGAACAGAGGTTAAAGGTAGTTGAAGTCAAATCCTTTAAGAGCATTCTGGTGGGCGGAAGAATGTATGAGGAATATAGAGAGAGGAAAATGTTCCTCTCAGAGGTTGTGAAGCTTCCTCTTATCACTTTGTCCAGTACCACCACCACCTTTGGCTTTCTTCAGGAGTTTTACCGTTCCTGCGGCCTTACCATGCAGCCGGCCATTGAGGTGGCCACCATGGATCTAATTATTCCGGTTATCCGAAAGAGTCTTGGAATCGGTTTTGTGCCGGAGGAGTTTGCCGGACCGTTCCTTGAGGCAAAGGATATTCTGGAAATAAAGCTTCATGAACAGATTCCTGAGCGTAAAATCTGCATTGTCAGTGATATCAACAGGCCCTTAGGGACCGTGGCCAGGGAATTGCAAAGCATGCTGGAATGTCAGAAGTAG